A region from the Thauera humireducens genome encodes:
- a CDS encoding NfeD family protein has protein sequence MENALIIEWWHWELAGLGLVLLELAVPAFFVIWFGFGALLVGLVLLVAPELSLTTQIAAWIVASVAMAVLWFRVFKRSQHKTLVGTAAGEVIGEVGLLVSAVAPFQRGRVRFQRPVLGAEEWACMAETAIAAGERVRVVSVEGSFVKVTKA, from the coding sequence ATGGAAAACGCCTTGATCATCGAATGGTGGCACTGGGAGCTGGCTGGTCTGGGGCTGGTGCTGCTGGAGCTGGCGGTGCCGGCCTTCTTCGTCATCTGGTTCGGCTTCGGCGCGCTGCTGGTCGGACTGGTGTTGCTGGTCGCGCCGGAACTGTCGCTGACGACGCAGATCGCGGCCTGGATCGTCGCGTCCGTGGCAATGGCGGTGCTGTGGTTCCGCGTGTTCAAGCGGTCGCAGCACAAGACCCTCGTCGGCACGGCTGCGGGCGAGGTGATCGGCGAGGTGGGTCTGCTGGTCAGTGCCGTCGCCCCCTTCCAGCGCGGCAGGGTGCGTTTCCAGCGGCCGGTGCTGGGCGCCGAGGAGTGGGCCTGCATGGCGGAGACCGCGATCGCGGCCGGCGAGCGCGTGCGTGTCGTCAGCGTCGAAGGCAGCTTCGTCAAGGTGACGAAGGCCTGA
- a CDS encoding SRPBCC family protein, with amino-acid sequence MKFEHLIEVNDLANPLQDPLTREELWFGLLCRAEDARPFLPGLEACRIVERSDAGLVRDLDFGGVVIRDRVTFSPFDWIRFESEANAQHPGGSLTIRIDEPQAGALFLRFCYQTTLPETADSDDARYADFVRSAYHQSDVDTVRVIRMIAASGGLQQ; translated from the coding sequence TTGAAATTCGAACATCTGATCGAGGTCAACGATCTCGCTAACCCCCTGCAGGATCCGCTGACGCGCGAGGAGTTGTGGTTCGGCCTCTTGTGCCGGGCAGAGGACGCCCGTCCCTTCCTGCCGGGTCTCGAAGCCTGTCGTATCGTCGAGCGCAGCGACGCTGGCCTGGTGCGCGACCTCGACTTCGGTGGCGTGGTCATTCGAGACCGCGTCACGTTCAGTCCTTTCGACTGGATTCGCTTCGAGTCGGAGGCGAACGCACAGCATCCCGGGGGAAGCCTGACGATTCGCATCGATGAACCGCAGGCCGGTGCGCTGTTCCTGCGCTTCTGCTACCAGACCACGCTGCCTGAAACTGCGGATAGCGACGATGCGCGTTATGCCGACTTCGTGCGCTCGGCTTACCACCAGTCCGACGTCGATACCGTTCGCGTCATCCGCATGATCGCCGCATCCGGCGGTCTGCAGCAGTAA
- a CDS encoding SPFH domain-containing protein has translation MTEGLAIALAILVFVVITIAKGVRLVAQGEEWVVERLGKYHATLRPGLNILIPYLDNVAYKLVTKDIILDVQEQEVITRDNAVILTNAIAFVKVTDPVKAVYGVTDFSEAIRNLIMTTLRSIVGEMELDEALSSRDKIKARLRESIADEAVDWGLTVKSVEIQDIKPSQSMQRAMELQAAAERERKAAVTKAEGAKQAAILEAEARLESAKRDANAQVMLAEASAESIRRVTASIGDQTTPMLYLLGEKYIASLEKLGESGSSKVVVMPADLQETLRGLVGRLGARG, from the coding sequence ATGACCGAAGGCCTCGCCATTGCGCTCGCCATCCTGGTGTTTGTCGTCATCACCATCGCCAAGGGCGTGCGCCTGGTGGCGCAAGGCGAGGAATGGGTGGTCGAGCGCCTGGGCAAGTACCACGCCACCTTGCGTCCCGGCCTCAACATTCTGATTCCCTACCTTGACAACGTCGCCTACAAGCTGGTGACGAAGGACATCATCCTCGACGTGCAGGAACAGGAAGTCATCACCCGTGACAACGCGGTGATCCTGACCAATGCCATCGCGTTCGTGAAGGTCACCGACCCGGTCAAGGCGGTGTATGGCGTGACCGATTTCTCCGAGGCGATCCGCAACCTGATCATGACGACATTGCGCTCGATCGTCGGCGAAATGGAGCTGGACGAGGCGCTTTCCTCGCGCGACAAGATCAAGGCGCGGCTGCGCGAGAGCATCGCCGACGAGGCGGTGGACTGGGGGCTGACGGTGAAGTCGGTCGAGATCCAGGACATCAAGCCCTCGCAATCGATGCAGAGAGCGATGGAGCTGCAGGCCGCAGCGGAGCGCGAGCGCAAGGCGGCGGTGACCAAGGCCGAAGGCGCCAAGCAGGCGGCCATCCTCGAAGCCGAGGCACGGCTGGAATCCGCCAAGCGCGACGCCAACGCCCAGGTCATGCTGGCGGAAGCCTCGGCCGAGTCCATCCGCCGCGTGACGGCCAGCATCGGCGACCAGACGACGCCGATGCTCTACCTGCTGGGCGAGAAATACATCGCCTCGCTCGAGAAGCTGGGCGAGTCCGGCAGCTCCAAGGTGGTGGTGATGCCGGCCGACCTGCAGGAGACCCTGCGTGGTCTCGTGGGCCGTCTGGGCGCACGCGGCTGA
- a CDS encoding peptide chain release factor 3, whose product MTTTPYPPELLRDVEKRRTFAIIAHPDAGKTTLTEKLLLFGGAIQLAGTVKARKSARHATSDWMEVEKQRGISVSSSVMQFEYMDHTVNLLDTPGHEDFSEDTYRVLTAVDAAVMVIDAAKGVEAQTIKLLEVCRLRNTPIITFVNKMDREVREPFELLAEIEDVLKITCAPVTWPLGMGKAFRGVYHLLQDQVLTFTPGQERRSDAEVLKGIANPELDARFPMEVGQLREDVELIEGASPPFDLDEFLAGKQTPVFFGSGINNFGVQEILQSLIDWAPPPQARLAGTGADGTRMVQPAEPAFTGFVFKIQANMDPKHRDRIAFFRICSGRYTAGMKVKHVRAGRDMKLANVLTFMANERVIMEDGVAGDIVGIHNHGQLQIGDTLTEGENLGFKGIPYFSPEMFRAARLRDPLKSKQLQKGLQELGEEGAIQVFELEGGQMLLGAVGVLQFEIVAQRLKDEYKVDAIFEPADIHTARWLTFPDDVTRRNFEREQALRLGKDIDGNPVYLATSRYNLEVTAEKWPKVTFHATREHGEVLG is encoded by the coding sequence ATGACCACCACCCCCTATCCGCCCGAGTTGCTGCGCGACGTCGAAAAGCGCCGCACCTTCGCCATCATCGCCCACCCCGACGCGGGCAAGACCACGCTGACCGAGAAGCTGCTGCTGTTCGGCGGCGCGATCCAGCTCGCCGGCACGGTGAAGGCGCGCAAGTCCGCACGCCATGCCACCTCGGACTGGATGGAAGTGGAAAAGCAGCGCGGCATCTCGGTATCGAGCTCGGTGATGCAGTTCGAGTACATGGACCACACCGTCAACCTGCTCGACACCCCGGGCCACGAGGACTTCTCCGAGGATACCTACCGCGTGCTCACCGCCGTGGACGCGGCGGTGATGGTGATCGACGCCGCCAAGGGGGTGGAGGCGCAGACCATCAAGCTGCTCGAGGTCTGCCGGCTGCGCAACACGCCCATCATCACCTTCGTCAACAAGATGGACCGCGAGGTACGCGAGCCCTTCGAACTGCTCGCCGAAATCGAGGACGTCCTCAAGATCACCTGCGCGCCGGTGACCTGGCCGCTGGGCATGGGCAAGGCCTTCCGCGGTGTCTACCACCTGCTGCAGGATCAGGTCCTGACCTTCACCCCCGGCCAAGAGCGGCGCAGCGACGCTGAAGTGCTGAAGGGCATCGCCAACCCCGAACTGGATGCACGCTTCCCAATGGAAGTAGGCCAGTTGCGTGAGGACGTCGAGCTCATCGAGGGTGCCTCGCCGCCCTTCGATCTCGACGAATTCCTGGCGGGCAAGCAGACCCCGGTGTTCTTCGGCTCCGGTATCAACAACTTCGGCGTGCAGGAGATCCTGCAGTCACTGATCGACTGGGCGCCGCCGCCCCAGGCGCGACTCGCGGGCACCGGTGCCGACGGCACGCGCATGGTGCAGCCGGCCGAACCGGCCTTCACCGGCTTCGTCTTCAAGATCCAGGCCAACATGGACCCGAAGCACCGCGACCGCATCGCCTTCTTCCGCATCTGCTCGGGTCGCTACACGGCCGGCATGAAGGTCAAGCACGTGCGCGCCGGTCGCGACATGAAGCTCGCCAACGTGCTCACGTTCATGGCCAATGAGCGCGTGATCATGGAAGACGGCGTCGCCGGCGACATCGTCGGCATCCACAACCATGGCCAGTTGCAGATCGGCGATACCCTGACCGAAGGCGAGAACCTCGGCTTCAAGGGCATCCCGTACTTCTCGCCGGAAATGTTCCGCGCCGCTCGCCTGCGCGACCCGCTCAAGTCCAAGCAACTGCAGAAGGGTTTGCAGGAACTGGGCGAAGAAGGCGCCATCCAGGTGTTCGAACTCGAAGGCGGCCAGATGCTGCTCGGCGCGGTCGGCGTACTGCAGTTCGAGATCGTCGCCCAGCGCCTCAAGGACGAGTACAAGGTCGATGCCATCTTCGAGCCCGCCGACATCCACACCGCGCGCTGGCTCACCTTCCCCGACGACGTCACCCGCCGCAACTTCGAGCGCGAGCAGGCGCTGCGCCTGGGCAAGGACATCGACGGCAATCCGGTGTATCTGGCCACCAGCCGCTACAATCTGGAAGTCACCGCCGAGAAGTGGCCGAAGGTGACCTTCCACGCCACACGCGAGCATGGGGAAGTGCTGGGCTGA
- a CDS encoding recombination-associated protein RdgC → MWFKNLQIYRLPAKWDMSAERLEEQLAKKPFHPCGSQDMESRGWLSPLNNDVLVHAVGDQWLVSLGFEHRLLPSAVVKQEADERAEELAEQQGYKLGRKQMKELRDQVTQELLPRAFTRRRRMFAWIDPVNGWLVIDAASQSKAEDMLEQLRHTLDSFPLTLLRTELSPMSAMADWLAGGEAPAGFTIDQDCELRSVSEDKAAVRYVRHTLDGDEVKGHLEAGKLPTRLALTFDDRVSFVLTEKLEIKRLDFLDVVRDQIDGEKEDAEALFNAEFALMTGELTHLLPAVVQALGGEIAFVAAEPSTALAPSSSAVVQPAADDPPF, encoded by the coding sequence ATGTGGTTCAAGAACCTGCAGATCTATCGCCTGCCCGCCAAGTGGGACATGAGTGCCGAGCGCCTCGAGGAACAACTGGCGAAGAAGCCCTTCCATCCCTGCGGCAGCCAGGACATGGAGAGCCGCGGCTGGTTGTCGCCGCTGAACAATGACGTGCTGGTGCACGCCGTCGGTGACCAGTGGCTGGTTTCGCTCGGTTTCGAGCACCGTCTGCTGCCCTCGGCCGTGGTCAAGCAGGAGGCCGACGAGCGCGCCGAGGAGCTTGCCGAGCAGCAGGGCTACAAGCTCGGTCGCAAGCAGATGAAGGAACTGCGCGATCAGGTCACGCAGGAGCTCCTGCCGCGCGCCTTCACCCGTCGTCGCCGGATGTTCGCCTGGATCGACCCGGTCAATGGCTGGCTGGTCATCGACGCTGCGAGCCAGAGCAAGGCCGAGGACATGCTCGAGCAACTGCGCCACACCCTCGACAGCTTTCCGCTGACGCTGCTGCGCACCGAACTGTCGCCGATGTCGGCGATGGCCGACTGGCTGGCCGGTGGCGAGGCACCGGCGGGCTTCACCATCGACCAAGACTGCGAACTGCGCTCGGTCAGCGAGGACAAGGCCGCGGTGCGCTACGTGCGTCACACACTGGACGGTGACGAAGTGAAGGGCCATCTGGAAGCCGGCAAGCTGCCGACCCGGCTGGCACTGACCTTCGACGACCGCGTCAGCTTCGTGCTCACCGAAAAGCTCGAGATCAAGCGACTGGACTTCCTCGATGTCGTGCGTGACCAGATCGATGGCGAGAAGGAAGACGCGGAAGCGCTGTTCAACGCTGAGTTTGCCTTGATGACAGGTGAACTGACGCATCTGCTGCCGGCAGTGGTGCAGGCACTCGGGGGCGAAATCGCCTTTGTCGCGGCCGAGCCGTCGACGGCCTTGGCACCGTCGTCTTCCGCAGTCGTGCAGCCTGCAGCGGACGATCCGCCGTTCTGA
- a CDS encoding methyl-accepting chemotaxis protein, producing the protein MSDLNSISRFNAVVALWLLSAAFMVASFFLATDLAPVPVGLALLCVMAAAGSSVRSARAANEQAALVAALEGRCSRAQDEVERLQLSLHEAQACAQPAAELTDAATRLERLQQAESRALALTHELIGLVDRTLADMDEANTLAKVSGGNVATGAELMSRARGSIEKLGAGLLRAQQDLTALAAQSGEIRSIVASITQISEQTNLLALNAAIEAARAGEAGRGFAVVADEVRKLAEQARSASERIGRIAADLNSTSRDASDAVRDTLCIVDEGLALASSARDAMTEIQSGAKRRVEVVTQITRAIGRQREIGAGIGEALSAR; encoded by the coding sequence ATGTCCGATCTCAACTCGATTTCCCGATTCAATGCCGTGGTCGCGCTTTGGCTGTTGTCCGCGGCGTTCATGGTTGCAAGTTTCTTCCTGGCGACTGATTTGGCTCCCGTCCCTGTCGGGCTTGCGCTGTTGTGCGTCATGGCCGCGGCGGGATCGAGTGTGCGCAGTGCGAGGGCGGCGAACGAGCAGGCGGCGCTGGTTGCGGCGCTTGAAGGCAGGTGTTCGCGGGCGCAGGACGAGGTCGAGCGCCTGCAGCTCAGCCTGCACGAGGCTCAGGCATGTGCGCAGCCGGCCGCTGAGCTCACGGATGCTGCAACGCGACTGGAACGCTTGCAGCAAGCGGAAAGCCGCGCGCTCGCACTCACGCATGAGCTGATCGGGCTGGTGGATCGAACCCTGGCCGACATGGACGAGGCGAATACCCTCGCCAAGGTGAGTGGTGGCAATGTGGCGACCGGGGCCGAGCTGATGTCACGCGCCCGTGGGTCGATCGAAAAGCTGGGTGCCGGTCTGCTCCGCGCGCAGCAGGATCTCACCGCGCTGGCCGCGCAGTCAGGCGAGATTCGCAGCATCGTTGCCTCGATCACGCAGATTTCCGAGCAGACCAACCTGCTGGCGCTCAATGCCGCCATCGAGGCCGCACGGGCAGGTGAGGCCGGCCGGGGCTTTGCGGTCGTGGCCGACGAGGTTCGAAAGCTGGCCGAGCAGGCGCGCAGTGCCAGCGAACGCATTGGTCGGATTGCAGCCGATCTCAACAGCACGTCGCGCGATGCGTCCGATGCGGTACGCGACACGCTCTGCATCGTCGATGAGGGACTGGCGCTTGCATCGAGCGCACGCGATGCAATGACCGAAATCCAGTCCGGGGCGAAAAGGCGTGTGGAGGTGGTGACCCAGATCACCCGGGCCATCGGACGCCAGCGCGAGATCGGTGCGGGGATTGGAGAGGCGCTGTCGGCGCGTTGA
- a CDS encoding 16S rRNA pseudouridine(516) synthase produces MRAMQLERLLHAQGFGSRKECRALIRAGHVSVAGVSCEDPYADFDPGSSDGSAGLEFSVGDETWRFRAKAYLMLHKPTGYECSHKPTFHPSVFTLLPPQMLLRDVQCVGRLDQDTTGLLLLSDDGQFIHQWSSGKKRTPKVYEVTLKHAVGEDFVAQLLAGVELHDEPAPIAAAACELTSETTLRLTICEGKYHQVKRMIAAAGNRVEALHRSRVGGLSLDPALAPGEWRWLEAADLQTLADYA; encoded by the coding sequence ATGCGCGCCATGCAACTCGAACGACTTCTCCATGCCCAGGGCTTCGGCAGCCGCAAGGAATGCCGCGCCCTGATCCGTGCCGGCCACGTCAGCGTCGCCGGCGTTTCCTGCGAAGACCCCTATGCGGATTTCGACCCCGGCAGCAGCGATGGTTCGGCCGGCCTCGAATTCAGTGTCGGCGACGAAACCTGGCGCTTTCGTGCCAAGGCCTACCTGATGCTGCACAAGCCCACGGGCTACGAGTGCTCGCACAAGCCGACCTTCCATCCCTCGGTCTTCACGCTGCTGCCGCCACAGATGCTGCTGCGCGACGTGCAGTGTGTCGGCCGGCTGGACCAGGACACGACCGGGCTGCTCCTGCTGTCGGACGACGGGCAGTTCATCCACCAGTGGAGCTCGGGCAAGAAGCGCACGCCGAAGGTGTATGAGGTGACGCTGAAGCATGCGGTCGGCGAGGATTTCGTCGCCCAGCTGCTCGCCGGCGTCGAGCTGCATGACGAACCGGCGCCGATCGCGGCGGCGGCCTGCGAACTGACATCCGAAACGACCCTGCGCCTGACGATCTGCGAAGGCAAGTATCACCAGGTCAAGCGCATGATCGCCGCCGCGGGCAACCGCGTCGAAGCCCTGCACCGCAGCCGAGTCGGCGGACTCTCGCTGGACCCCGCACTGGCGCCGGGCGAGTGGCGCTGGCTGGAAGCGGCCGACCTGCAGACGCTGGCCGACTACGCCTGA